Proteins encoded in a region of the Gammaproteobacteria bacterium genome:
- the sdhA gene encoding succinate dehydrogenase flavoprotein subunit — translation MANLRTISFDGVIVGGGGAGMRAALQLSQSGYKTAVISKVFPTRSHTVSAQGGITCAIASSDPNDDWRWHMYDTVKGSDYIGDQDAIEYMCSEGPQTVFELEHMGLPFSRTENGRIYQRPFGGQSKDFGKGGQAARTCAAADRTGHALLHTLYQGNVKNDTVFLNEWYAVDLVKNQQGSVVGILAINIESGELVFVKSKATVLATGGAGRIYASTTNAHINTGDGVGMALRAGFPVQDMEMWQFHPTGIYGAGTLVTEGCRGEGGYLINKDGERFMERYAPNAKDLAGRDVVARSMILEILEGRGVGENGDHVLLKLDHLGEEVLNSRLPGILELSRTFAHVDPIKEPIPVIPTCHYMMGGIPTNIHGQAISQDANGQDHLIPGLFAVGEVACVSVHGANRLGGNSLLDLVVFGRAAGKHIEELLRTGISHDEASQSDIDEARQRLQKLEDSTSGENTSELRKELQAIMQNHFGVFRQGDFMRDGIEKLAGLRERVANVALQDKSSVFNTARIEALELQNLFEVAEATAIAAENRTESRGAHARDDFKERDDENWLCHSMYFPLEKRVGKRGVNFAPKTVDKFEPMARSY, via the coding sequence ATGGCTAATCTGAGGACTATTTCATTTGACGGAGTCATTGTCGGTGGCGGCGGAGCGGGTATGCGCGCGGCACTGCAGTTATCCCAGTCGGGCTACAAAACAGCGGTAATATCCAAGGTGTTTCCTACCCGTTCGCACACGGTTTCCGCCCAGGGGGGTATTACCTGTGCGATTGCCAGCTCCGACCCTAATGACGACTGGCGTTGGCACATGTATGACACTGTGAAAGGGTCAGACTATATCGGCGATCAGGACGCCATTGAATACATGTGCAGTGAAGGGCCACAGACTGTGTTCGAACTGGAGCACATGGGCCTGCCATTTTCCCGTACGGAAAACGGCCGCATTTATCAGCGCCCGTTTGGCGGCCAGTCCAAGGATTTTGGCAAGGGCGGCCAGGCGGCACGTACCTGTGCGGCCGCTGATCGAACCGGTCATGCGCTGTTGCACACCCTTTACCAGGGCAATGTCAAGAATGACACGGTATTTCTCAACGAGTGGTATGCAGTAGACCTGGTCAAGAACCAGCAGGGCAGCGTGGTTGGAATTCTGGCCATTAATATCGAATCCGGTGAACTGGTGTTCGTCAAATCCAAGGCAACAGTACTGGCCACCGGGGGCGCCGGCAGAATTTATGCCTCTACCACCAATGCCCATATCAACACTGGCGACGGTGTCGGCATGGCGCTGCGCGCGGGCTTTCCGGTTCAGGACATGGAGATGTGGCAATTCCATCCGACCGGTATCTATGGGGCCGGCACTCTGGTCACGGAAGGGTGCCGGGGCGAAGGCGGATACCTGATCAACAAGGATGGTGAGCGCTTCATGGAGCGCTATGCGCCCAACGCCAAAGACCTGGCCGGCCGGGACGTGGTTGCCCGCTCAATGATTCTGGAAATCCTCGAGGGCCGGGGAGTGGGTGAAAATGGCGACCATGTCCTGCTCAAGCTGGATCACCTCGGCGAAGAAGTGCTGAATTCCCGCCTGCCGGGTATCCTGGAGTTATCCAGAACATTCGCCCACGTGGATCCGATAAAAGAACCTATTCCGGTCATCCCCACCTGCCATTACATGATGGGTGGTATCCCCACCAATATTCACGGGCAGGCCATCAGTCAGGACGCTAACGGCCAGGATCACCTGATACCGGGCCTTTTTGCGGTAGGCGAGGTTGCCTGTGTGTCGGTTCATGGCGCTAACCGCCTGGGGGGTAATTCATTACTCGACCTGGTGGTGTTCGGGCGCGCAGCCGGCAAGCATATCGAGGAATTGCTGCGCACCGGCATCAGCCATGACGAGGCCAGCCAGTCCGATATCGATGAGGCGCGCCAGCGCTTGCAGAAGTTGGAGGATTCCACTTCCGGTGAGAACACCAGCGAGTTGCGCAAAGAATTGCAGGCCATCATGCAGAATCATTTCGGCGTGTTCCGCCAGGGTGATTTTATGCGCGACGGCATCGAAAAACTGGCCGGACTCAGAGAGCGGGTTGCCAATGTTGCCCTGCAGGACAAGAGCAGCGTTTTCAATACGGCAAGAATTGAGGCACTTGAACTGCAGAACCTGTTTGAAGTGGCCGAAGCTACCGCCATCGCCGCGGAGAACAGGACGGAAAGCCGTGGCGCTCATGCCCGCGACGATTTCAAAGAGCGGGATGACGAGAACTGGCTCTGCCACTCCATGTACTTCCCGCTGGAAAAGCGTGTTGGCAAGCGTGGCGTTAACTTTGCCCCGAAGACCGTGGACAAATTTGAGCCAATGGCCAGATCCTATTGA
- the sdhD gene encoding succinate dehydrogenase, hydrophobic membrane anchor protein: MVTSVSSFGRSGLFDWVIQRITAVVLASYTLCILSTLVLNPDMDYQQWQEVFSSFAMRFFTLVALLSILAHGWIGMWTISTDYLTTRMFGTKGTVLRILFQLGCVLLTLLYLVWGIDILWGN; the protein is encoded by the coding sequence ATGGTAACTAGCGTCAGCAGTTTTGGTCGCAGCGGGTTGTTTGACTGGGTGATTCAGCGAATTACCGCGGTAGTTCTCGCTTCTTACACCCTGTGTATTCTTTCCACCCTGGTGCTGAATCCGGATATGGACTATCAGCAGTGGCAGGAAGTCTTTTCCTCTTTCGCCATGCGCTTTTTTACCCTGGTGGCGTTACTTTCAATCCTGGCCCATGGCTGGATTGGCATGTGGACAATTTCCACCGACTACCTGACTACCCGGATGTTTGGGACGAAGGGAACCGTGCTCCGGATTCTCTTCCAGCTGGGCTGCGTGCTGCTGACCCTGCTTTATCTGGTCTGGGGTATTGATATTTTGTGGGGAAACTAG
- the sdhC gene encoding succinate dehydrogenase, cytochrome b556 subunit, producing the protein MKDNRPVNLDFTTFKLPLPAITSILHRISGAVLFVGIAGLLYLLDKSLSSPEGFAAVTEWLGNPVVKLVTWAVVAALLYHFIAGIKHLIMDFGIGETLGGAVLGAKIVIVLATVAIVAAGLWIW; encoded by the coding sequence GTGAAAGATAACAGACCTGTAAATCTCGATTTCACAACTTTTAAACTTCCGCTCCCAGCCATTACCTCAATCCTGCATCGCATATCCGGTGCCGTCCTGTTTGTCGGCATCGCGGGTCTGCTGTACCTGTTGGACAAGTCACTCAGTTCACCCGAAGGGTTTGCTGCGGTGACGGAATGGTTGGGCAATCCGGTCGTGAAGCTGGTCACCTGGGCGGTAGTTGCGGCCCTGTTGTATCACTTCATCGCCGGCATCAAACACTTGATCATGGATTTCGGCATCGGTGAGACTCTGGGAGGTGCGGTGCTGGGCGCGAAGATCGTCATCGTTCTGGCTACAGTCGCAATCGTCGCAGCGGGGTTATGGATATGGTAA
- a CDS encoding formate/nitrite transporter family protein: MPENREHRFCVAPMMAGAYVGLGIILIFSVGALIDPAWQKLVMGASFGVALTLILFAGAELFTGHTMYMTIGCRRGTTRIGELLRVWGTSWLFNLLGSVALALLFITGGGGVLTQEGTALVNKVASYKMNSSGIELLARGLLCNWLVCLALWMAARTQSDTTKAIIIFWCLYAFIASGYEHSVANMTLLSIALLGEPTSSISLAGMAHNLSWVTLGNIFGGAVFMGIAYIQASPKSLDQPKGSTAQSSTSEPETEHSTHSH, translated from the coding sequence ATGCCAGAAAACAGGGAACACAGGTTTTGCGTCGCGCCAATGATGGCTGGGGCCTATGTTGGTCTTGGAATTATTCTTATTTTTTCGGTGGGCGCCCTAATTGATCCTGCGTGGCAAAAGCTGGTTATGGGGGCGTCGTTTGGGGTTGCGCTGACTCTGATTCTTTTTGCGGGCGCAGAGCTTTTCACTGGTCACACGATGTACATGACCATAGGCTGCCGTCGAGGAACGACTCGCATAGGGGAACTGCTGCGGGTATGGGGCACATCATGGCTATTCAATCTGCTCGGCTCAGTCGCGCTCGCCCTGCTCTTTATCACTGGTGGCGGTGGTGTACTCACCCAGGAAGGAACAGCGCTCGTTAATAAGGTCGCAAGCTACAAGATGAATTCTAGTGGAATAGAACTGCTTGCTCGCGGACTTCTCTGTAATTGGTTAGTTTGTCTCGCACTCTGGATGGCCGCGAGAACCCAAAGTGATACAACCAAAGCCATCATCATCTTCTGGTGCCTGTATGCCTTCATCGCCAGTGGCTACGAACACAGTGTGGCCAATATGACGCTATTGAGCATCGCCCTACTAGGCGAGCCTACTTCCAGTATCAGCCTGGCGGGTATGGCTCACAATTTGAGCTGGGTCACATTAGGCAACATTTTCGGTGGCGCAGTTTTTATGGGTATAGCTTATATCCAAGCCTCGCCTAAATCGCTAGATCAACCCAAAGGCTCAACTGCGCAATCCAGCACATCCGAGCCCGAAACTGAACACTCGACTCACTCACACTAA
- the gltX gene encoding glutamate--tRNA ligase — protein sequence MTQIRTRVAPSPTGDPHVGTAYIALFNRCFAHTGQGKFILRIEDTDQARSTPESERKILRSLQWLGLSWDEGPDVGGDFGPYRQSERSDIYRSHIAQLLDAGTAFRCFCTADRLQQLRAEQMKQKLTPGYDGHCLHLTTKEIEQKLADKESYVVRMKVPSEGDCQFVDGLRGEILIPWPQIDMQVLIKSDGLPTYHFANVVDDHLMEITHVIRGEEWINSTPKHLLLYQYFGWKPPEFYHMPLLRNPDKSKLSKRKNPTSIFYYRDMGYLPEAVVNYLGMMGWTMPTGEEKFSLGEMEAAFDISRVSLGGPIFDLEKLDWLNGKYIRENLSDQELARRFLNWAGQDNRLDRLTGLVQQRVEKFTDLVPLAAFMFSGLLDIGPADFQHNKLNDDDCKKILQFLLWRLDGLDNWHRDGIEQTVQSLAETMGYKIREFLFPVFVAITGKPVSVSVIDATAILGLDLTRARLRHALELLGGFSKKRTKEVEKEYQQL from the coding sequence ATGACACAGATCAGAACCCGAGTCGCCCCCTCTCCGACAGGTGATCCCCACGTGGGCACCGCTTATATCGCGCTATTCAATCGATGCTTCGCCCATACCGGGCAGGGGAAGTTCATCCTGCGCATCGAAGACACGGACCAGGCACGAAGCACACCGGAATCCGAACGGAAAATACTTCGTTCCCTGCAGTGGCTGGGGCTCAGTTGGGATGAAGGACCGGATGTAGGAGGAGATTTCGGACCGTACCGCCAGAGTGAACGCAGCGATATCTATCGGTCTCATATTGCACAGTTGCTCGATGCTGGAACTGCCTTTCGATGTTTCTGCACAGCAGATCGGCTGCAGCAGCTGCGCGCGGAACAGATGAAACAGAAATTGACTCCTGGCTACGATGGCCATTGCCTGCACCTGACGACGAAAGAGATCGAGCAGAAGCTGGCAGATAAAGAATCATACGTGGTACGTATGAAAGTACCAAGCGAAGGAGACTGCCAGTTTGTCGACGGTCTTCGTGGCGAGATTCTCATTCCCTGGCCGCAGATCGACATGCAGGTATTGATCAAATCTGACGGCCTGCCAACCTATCATTTCGCGAACGTGGTAGACGACCACCTGATGGAAATTACTCACGTTATAAGGGGCGAGGAGTGGATCAATTCGACGCCGAAGCACCTGCTGCTGTATCAGTATTTCGGCTGGAAACCGCCTGAATTTTACCACATGCCGCTGTTGCGCAATCCCGATAAGAGCAAGCTCAGCAAGCGTAAGAATCCAACCAGCATTTTTTACTACCGTGATATGGGTTACCTGCCCGAAGCGGTGGTCAATTACCTGGGCATGATGGGCTGGACCATGCCTACCGGAGAGGAGAAGTTCTCTCTTGGGGAGATGGAGGCAGCCTTTGATATCTCCAGAGTTTCCCTTGGCGGGCCGATTTTCGATCTGGAAAAACTGGACTGGTTGAACGGCAAGTATATTCGGGAGAATCTGAGTGACCAGGAACTGGCCCGGCGCTTTCTGAATTGGGCTGGCCAGGATAACCGTCTTGATCGACTGACGGGCCTGGTGCAGCAGAGGGTGGAAAAGTTCACCGACCTGGTGCCCTTGGCCGCGTTCATGTTCAGCGGACTGCTGGACATTGGCCCCGCGGATTTTCAGCACAATAAGCTGAACGACGATGATTGCAAGAAAATTCTGCAGTTCCTGCTCTGGCGGCTTGACGGACTCGACAACTGGCACCGTGACGGCATTGAACAGACCGTTCAGTCACTGGCCGAAACCATGGGGTATAAAATCAGAGAGTTCCTGTTTCCTGTTTTTGTCGCCATTACAGGCAAGCCGGTGTCGGTGTCAGTCATCGACGCCACGGCAATTCTGGGCCTGGACCTGACTCGCGCACGTCTTCGCCACGCGCTGGAGTTACTGGGGGGGTTTTCGAAGAAGAGGACCAAGGAAGTGGAGAAAGAGTACCAGCAGTTATAG
- the gltA gene encoding citrate synthase produces MSDKMARLSIDGLNETIELPVYEGTTGPDVVDVRSLVGKGIFTYDPGFVSTASCDSEITYIDGDQGILLHRGYPIEQLAEKSDFIETCYLLLNGELPTTDERSEFENSIRYHTMVHEQLHLFFHGFPRNAHPMAVMVGVVGALSAFYHDHLKITDPNHRREAAHRLIAKMPTLGAMCYKHAIGQPFMQPRNEMSLSENFLHMMFSTPCEEPNVNPVLAKAMDTIFLLHADHEQNASTSTVRLAGSTGANPYACISSGIAALWGPAHGGANEAVLKMLHQIGDESKIDEFIKRAKDKDDPFRLMGFGHRVYKNFDPRAKVMRKICDEVLDELGLADHGLFKIARKLEKIALEDEYFIERKLYPNVDFYSGIILQAIGIPTSLFTVIFAIGRTPGWISHWNEMVSNPYRIGRPRQLYKGHTKRDYPA; encoded by the coding sequence ATGAGTGACAAGATGGCCCGGTTATCCATAGACGGCTTAAATGAAACCATCGAGCTACCCGTTTATGAAGGCACAACCGGACCCGACGTCGTAGACGTCAGAAGCCTGGTCGGTAAAGGCATTTTCACCTACGATCCGGGTTTCGTTTCCACTGCATCCTGCGACTCCGAAATAACTTACATCGACGGGGACCAGGGTATTCTGCTGCATCGCGGCTATCCGATCGAGCAACTGGCGGAAAAATCCGATTTCATCGAGACCTGCTACCTGTTGCTGAATGGCGAATTACCAACTACCGATGAACGGAGCGAATTCGAAAACAGTATTCGCTACCACACCATGGTCCATGAGCAGCTGCATCTGTTTTTCCATGGCTTTCCGCGCAACGCGCACCCCATGGCCGTCATGGTTGGCGTCGTAGGCGCCCTGTCAGCGTTTTATCATGACCACCTGAAAATCACCGACCCGAATCATCGCCGTGAGGCAGCGCACCGGCTGATTGCTAAAATGCCGACTCTGGGGGCCATGTGTTACAAGCACGCCATCGGGCAACCCTTCATGCAGCCCCGCAACGAGATGTCTCTATCAGAGAATTTCCTGCACATGATGTTTAGCACGCCCTGTGAAGAGCCCAACGTCAACCCGGTGCTCGCCAAGGCGATGGATACCATCTTTCTGTTGCATGCGGACCATGAACAGAATGCGTCCACCTCCACGGTTCGACTGGCCGGCTCAACCGGCGCCAACCCTTATGCCTGCATTTCCTCCGGTATCGCCGCCTTATGGGGACCGGCACACGGTGGCGCCAACGAGGCAGTACTGAAGATGCTGCATCAGATAGGCGACGAATCCAAGATTGATGAATTTATCAAACGCGCCAAGGACAAGGACGACCCATTCCGCCTGATGGGCTTTGGCCATCGGGTATACAAAAACTTTGACCCGCGCGCCAAGGTAATGCGAAAGATCTGCGACGAGGTATTGGATGAGCTTGGCCTGGCAGATCATGGCCTGTTCAAGATTGCCCGCAAACTGGAAAAAATCGCCCTTGAGGATGAATACTTCATCGAGCGGAAGCTCTATCCGAACGTGGATTTCTACTCCGGGATCATCCTCCAGGCCATAGGCATTCCCACCAGTCTGTTCACTGTGATATTTGCTATCGGTCGAACACCTGGCTGGATTTCACACTGGAATGAGATGGTAAGCAATCCTTACCGGATCGGTCGCCCTCGTCAGCTTTACAAGGGACACACCAAGCGGGACTACCCGGCCTGA
- a CDS encoding cytochrome c, protein MKLHLPTAALALLIATPITQAADIEAGQSKAATCSGCHGNEGISPNPLWPNLAGQKEQYLKNQIIAFRDGARKNAMMTPMVANLTDEDAANIAAYYASLGQ, encoded by the coding sequence ATGAAACTTCACCTACCTACTGCGGCCCTTGCTCTCCTCATCGCTACGCCCATAACTCAGGCCGCCGACATTGAGGCGGGACAAAGTAAAGCAGCTACCTGTTCTGGCTGTCACGGTAACGAAGGGATTAGCCCCAACCCCCTCTGGCCCAATCTGGCTGGCCAGAAGGAACAGTACCTGAAAAACCAGATCATCGCATTTCGCGACGGAGCTCGAAAGAACGCAATGATGACCCCCATGGTCGCAAACTTGACTGATGAGGATGCCGCCAATATAGCCGCCTACTATGCAAGTCTGGGTCAATGA
- a CDS encoding SCO family protein, with product MLSHRLTKSPLAKTFLLFAITLFVIVASLFFMIGHHDDLQNRVQYSLTDHRGQKVTEKHFAGRYQLVFFGFTSCEMVCPTQMHKLTQVMYALDQAGNSHKVNPLFITVDPERDTPDKIATYLEHFHDRIVGLTGSRQALSATADSFKTLLAEAPDQPEPGYQIQHSSLMYIVDPFSRIVDYLNFETDVDSMVQKIQIYL from the coding sequence ATGTTGAGCCATAGACTAACCAAAAGCCCCTTAGCCAAAACGTTCCTTTTGTTTGCTATTACCCTGTTCGTTATCGTTGCGTCTCTATTTTTCATGATTGGTCATCACGATGACCTACAAAATCGCGTTCAGTACAGCCTGACTGACCATCGCGGCCAGAAGGTAACCGAAAAACATTTTGCAGGGCGATATCAACTGGTTTTTTTCGGCTTTACCAGCTGTGAGATGGTTTGCCCCACGCAGATGCATAAGCTTACGCAGGTTATGTATGCATTGGATCAAGCGGGTAACAGCCACAAAGTCAATCCTCTGTTTATCACTGTTGATCCAGAACGAGATACCCCTGACAAAATTGCCACCTACCTTGAACACTTTCACGATCGCATTGTCGGTTTGACCGGGTCACGCCAAGCACTGTCTGCAACCGCTGATAGCTTCAAGACCCTGCTGGCAGAGGCACCAGATCAACCGGAGCCGGGGTATCAAATTCAACACTCTTCGCTGATGTACATCGTTGACCCGTTTTCTCGCATCGTCGACTACCTGAATTTTGAGACAGACGTGGACTCGATGGTCCAGAAAATCCAAATCTATCTTTGA
- a CDS encoding succinate dehydrogenase iron-sulfur subunit, producing the protein MLVSLYRYNPETDEKPVMQDVEVQLPEGKDLMVLDVLEMIKAKDPSIAYRRSCREGVCGSDGMNINGTNGLACITPVSSAVKPGGKLVLRPLMGLPVVRDLVVDMSLFYQQFEKIKPYLINNEAPPAIERLQSPEDREKLDGLYECILCACCSTNCPSFWWNPDKFVGPAGLLQAYRFLADSRDTATTQRLSELEDPFSVFRCRGIMNCVAVCPKGLNPTRAIGHIRSMLLQQAT; encoded by the coding sequence GTGTTAGTCAGCCTATATCGCTACAACCCGGAAACAGATGAAAAGCCGGTTATGCAAGACGTTGAAGTCCAGCTGCCTGAAGGCAAGGACCTGATGGTCCTTGACGTGCTTGAAATGATCAAGGCAAAGGATCCTTCCATCGCCTATCGCCGCTCGTGTCGTGAGGGTGTCTGCGGTTCTGATGGAATGAATATCAACGGAACCAACGGTCTTGCCTGTATCACACCGGTATCCTCGGCCGTCAAACCCGGTGGCAAGCTGGTGTTACGCCCCCTGATGGGGCTGCCGGTGGTGCGCGATCTGGTCGTGGACATGAGTCTTTTCTACCAGCAGTTCGAGAAGATCAAACCGTACCTGATCAATAACGAAGCACCACCGGCCATTGAAAGGCTCCAGTCGCCTGAAGACAGGGAAAAACTAGATGGCCTCTACGAGTGTATTCTGTGCGCCTGTTGCAGCACCAATTGCCCCTCATTCTGGTGGAACCCGGACAAGTTCGTCGGCCCGGCCGGATTATTGCAGGCCTACAGATTTCTGGCTGACAGCCGTGATACCGCGACTACCCAACGGCTTTCAGAGCTGGAAGACCCCTTCAGTGTGTTTCGCTGTCGCGGCATTATGAACTGTGTTGCCGTCTGCCCGAAGGGATTGAACCCGACCCGGGCGATTGGCCATATACGTTCCATGTTGCTTCAACAGGCGACTTGA
- a CDS encoding 2-oxoglutarate dehydrogenase E1 component, which translates to MQDRTMDHLWSTSHLSGTNADYVEELYDQYLMDPDSIPDEWRHFFDSLPATSGNGQAEVSLSSIERHFRELGKVSRFSPILSNDAVVNSEHESKQVGVLLLISSYRVRGHQKAELDPLALMHRERVPDLELEFHGLSSVDNSTVFQTGSLFISKDKAPLRDIVDTLERIYCRTIGYEFMHIVNLEEKQWIQQRIESNDGYPTFEEDVKRHLLERLTAAEGLEKHLDSKFPGTKRFGLEGGESLIPAIDELIQRAGSRGVKEVVIGMAHRGRLNVLVNILGKNPSDLFDEFEGKAVYQNSGDVKYHQGFSSNIMTAGGEVHLAMAFNPSHLEIVAPVVEGSVRARQTRRKDPIGDTVLPIIIHGDAAFAGQGVVMETFQMSRTRAYSTGGTVHIIVNNQVGFTTSRQEDARSTEYCTDVAKMVQAPIFHVNADDPEAVLFITQLALDFRYQFKKDVVIDLVCYRRRGHNETDEPSGTQPLMYRAVKQHKSTRTIYEEKLIAEGMVSEEEADRLSNSYRSALDTGEHVVKSLVKEPSVELFVDWSPYIGHGWSPHYNTTISLDTLKGLARKLVSVPDGFTLQRQVKRVMDDRAKMAAGELPVDWGFAETLAYASILTSGNQVRITGQDVRRGTFSHRHAVLHDQKKGDSYTPLENLAPDAMRFFIYDSLLSEEAVLAFEYGYATTTPNALVIWEAQFGDFANSAQVVIDQFITSGEHKWMRLCGLTLLLPHGYEGQGPEHSSARLERFLQLCAEHNIQVCLPTTSAQVFHMLRKQVLCPLRKPLVVMSPKSLLRHKEATSTLEEFAEGSFRVILDETDDLNKEEITRVILCSGKVYYELRQARRERNISNIAIIRLEQLYPFPEEDLHSCLTEYVNTKEIFWCQEEPMNQGAWYASQHHMRRVIDQINPALVLQYAGREASAAAAAGYHALHVKQQQEFIEHVLQQN; encoded by the coding sequence ATGCAAGATCGCACAATGGATCATCTGTGGAGTACCAGCCATCTTTCTGGTACCAACGCGGATTATGTGGAGGAACTTTACGATCAGTATCTGATGGATCCCGATTCCATCCCTGACGAGTGGCGACATTTCTTTGACAGTCTGCCTGCCACTTCCGGAAACGGGCAGGCAGAAGTTTCACTGAGTTCCATAGAAAGGCATTTCCGTGAGCTGGGCAAGGTCAGTCGCTTCAGCCCCATTCTCAGCAATGATGCAGTGGTTAACTCCGAGCATGAGAGCAAACAGGTTGGCGTGCTGCTGCTGATCAGTTCCTACCGCGTAAGAGGGCACCAGAAGGCCGAGCTGGATCCTCTGGCGCTAATGCATCGCGAGCGTGTTCCGGACCTTGAACTGGAATTCCATGGGCTGTCTTCCGTAGACAATTCGACGGTCTTCCAGACCGGTTCACTGTTTATCAGCAAGGACAAAGCACCTCTCAGGGACATTGTGGATACGCTGGAGCGAATCTACTGCCGCACCATTGGCTATGAGTTCATGCATATCGTCAATCTTGAGGAGAAGCAATGGATTCAGCAGCGCATCGAGAGCAACGACGGCTACCCCACCTTTGAAGAGGATGTCAAGCGCCATCTCCTGGAGCGCCTTACGGCAGCAGAGGGATTGGAAAAGCACCTCGATTCCAAGTTTCCAGGTACCAAGCGTTTTGGCCTCGAAGGTGGTGAGAGCCTGATACCCGCTATCGACGAACTGATTCAGCGCGCCGGGAGCCGCGGGGTGAAGGAAGTAGTAATCGGCATGGCCCACCGAGGCCGGCTGAATGTACTGGTTAATATATTGGGCAAGAACCCTTCCGATCTTTTCGATGAGTTCGAAGGCAAGGCGGTTTATCAGAATTCGGGTGATGTCAAATACCACCAGGGGTTTTCTTCAAATATCATGACTGCCGGCGGGGAAGTGCACCTCGCAATGGCCTTTAACCCCTCTCATCTCGAAATTGTTGCGCCGGTCGTGGAAGGCTCGGTACGGGCGCGCCAGACCCGCAGAAAAGACCCGATCGGTGATACTGTTCTGCCTATCATTATCCACGGCGATGCCGCATTTGCAGGGCAGGGCGTGGTTATGGAAACGTTTCAGATGTCCCGTACCCGGGCCTACTCAACTGGCGGTACGGTGCACATCATTGTCAACAATCAGGTTGGTTTCACCACCAGCCGTCAGGAAGATGCCCGCTCTACAGAATATTGTACCGATGTGGCGAAAATGGTTCAGGCGCCTATTTTTCACGTCAATGCCGACGATCCAGAGGCAGTGCTGTTTATTACCCAGCTGGCGCTCGATTTTCGCTACCAGTTTAAAAAGGATGTTGTGATCGATCTGGTCTGTTACCGTCGCCGGGGCCACAACGAAACCGATGAGCCGTCGGGTACTCAGCCGTTGATGTATAGAGCAGTCAAGCAGCATAAGTCCACCCGCACTATCTATGAAGAAAAATTGATCGCTGAAGGTATGGTGTCGGAGGAGGAGGCGGACAGGCTCAGTAACAGCTATCGCTCGGCGCTGGATACCGGCGAACATGTAGTGAAAAGCCTGGTCAAAGAGCCAAGTGTCGAATTGTTCGTCGATTGGAGTCCTTATATCGGCCATGGCTGGAGTCCGCATTATAATACGACTATTAGCCTTGACACGCTTAAGGGGCTGGCAAGGAAACTGGTGAGTGTGCCTGACGGGTTTACCCTGCAACGGCAGGTCAAGCGTGTTATGGACGACAGAGCCAAGATGGCCGCCGGGGAGCTGCCGGTAGACTGGGGATTTGCCGAAACTTTGGCCTATGCCAGCATTCTTACCAGCGGCAATCAGGTGAGAATCACCGGGCAGGACGTGCGACGTGGAACGTTTTCTCATCGCCACGCAGTGCTGCACGATCAGAAAAAAGGCGATTCGTATACGCCTTTGGAAAACCTCGCACCGGATGCGATGCGCTTTTTCATCTACGACTCGCTTTTGTCTGAAGAGGCGGTGCTGGCCTTCGAATATGGCTACGCAACGACCACACCCAACGCCTTGGTTATCTGGGAAGCCCAGTTTGGCGATTTCGCCAATTCCGCTCAGGTAGTGATAGATCAATTCATAACCAGCGGTGAGCACAAATGGATGCGTCTCTGCGGACTTACACTGTTGTTGCCGCACGGCTATGAGGGCCAGGGTCCTGAGCATTCCTCGGCCCGTCTCGAGCGTTTTCTGCAGTTGTGCGCGGAGCACAATATTCAGGTTTGCCTGCCAACCACCTCGGCGCAGGTTTTCCACATGCTACGCAAACAGGTCCTGTGTCCGCTTCGCAAGCCGCTTGTGGTTATGTCGCCGAAGAGTCTGCTGCGTCATAAAGAAGCCACCTCCACCCTGGAGGAGTTCGCCGAAGGCAGCTTCCGAGTGATCCTGGATGAAACCGATGACCTGAACAAGGAAGAGATTACACGCGTCATCCTGTGCAGCGGCAAGGTTTACTACGAACTCCGTCAGGCCCGTCGCGAGCGGAACATCAGTAATATAGCCATCATTCGGCTGGAGCAGCTCTATCCGTTTCCGGAAGAGGACTTGCATAGCTGCCTGACAGAGTACGTAAACACCAAAGAAATATTCTGGTGCCAGGAAGAGCCAATGAATCAGGGTGCCTGGTACGCCAGCCAACATCATATGAGAAGGGTAATTGACCAG